The DNA region GGAAACTTCATCTTTATATCAATCAGAATCTCAAGCTTGCTTAATTGGTTTATCATTAAAAAAGATTTTGGATGCTGATTTTCGTAGTGAATGGAATTCTTGTGGTCATTTTATAAATACAAGTATAATTATCAGGCTCCATTCTTATTTAAAACAAATTAAAATAAATGATATTGAGCTTTTCAATTATGTTAAAGGGGAAGATAAAAAGGTATTAGATTTAATTTATGAATTGCGTCATTTTTGTGCTCATTCTAATTTCTCCCAAAAAGATTCTGAAGATGATAAGTATTATAAAATAAAGGAGCAAATGAAGGAATCTTTGAAATTACCGGAAAATCGCTTCAATAATTCTATACCACTATCAATTGATAGTGTTCTAATTCCTTTGTTTGATAAGGTAATAGAAATTGTGGTAAAATACTTGTAAGCAAAATTGATCAAAGTTTGATCCTATGCATTTTTCAATTTACCGTCACTAAAACTAAGCTTAAAACAAATTGCTTCTTCACAATAGATTTAATTTACTAATCTATTATACTCCCGTTCGCAAATAATATAATCTATTTTTACCCTAAATAAAATAGGTCAGTAGTTCCATTTGCCCAATTTCTGCCGATTTATAGGGCTTTTCTACCTAAATGCCCTATATTCAATAATATACATTTAATTTCTGCCTCAATTACCCCAGAGTGGCTTCCCTGTGGGTTACAAGTGTATAGAATCGCAAAATCGGATTAAAGTTCGCCATTAATGGTATCATATTATGATACAACGTTTATACGCAATAAAAATAAATTCTCCATATTTTATTTTTTACGCCAATCAGTATTTGGCTATCTTAAAGGTCTCAGGAAAAAATACCTTGAAGAAAATGGGGGGGGGTAAAATATATGACAAAATTTATAAAAACAATAAGGAGCGAAGTTTATGAAGAAACTGATGCTATTGGGAGATGAAGCCTTAGCTCAGGGAGTTGTTGATGCTGGCTGCTCAGGGGTATTTGCTTATCCCGGCACACCTTCGACAGAAGTGATGGAATATATCCAGAAATGCCCTGAAGCTTTGCAGCGGGATATTCACCGCACATGGTCTTCTAATGAGAAGACAGCCGTGGAAGAAGCAGTAGGAATGTCATATACCGGCAAGCGAACTATGAGCTGTATGAAGCATGTAGGCTTAAATGTGGCTGCTGACCCGTTTATGAATTCAGCCTTTGTGGGTGCAAATGGTGGACACATCGTAACTGTTGCAGATGATCCGAGTATGCACTCATCACAGAATGAACAGGACAGCAGATTTTATGCCAAGTTTGCCATGATCCCCTGTTTGGAACCTTCAAATCAGCAGGAATGTTATGATATGGCATTTCATGCTTATGAGCTTTCAGAAAAATACCATCTGCCAGTGATGATGCGTCTGGAAACCAGACTTAGTCATTCCCGCAGTGGTGTGCAAAGAAGAGAGATGTTAGCAGAAAATGAATTGAAGTTACCTGAAGACCGTAATCAGTTCATGCTTTTACCTGCCTTTGCCAGAAGAAAGTATAAACACCTGATCGAAATCCAGCCGGATTTGACTGAAGAAAGCGAAAACTCACCCTATAACTGGGTAGAAGAAGGCAAAGACAGCAGCCTGGGCATAATAGCCTGTGGTCTTGCCTATAATTATGTAAAAGAAGCTACTACACGTTATAATTGTGAATATCCCATATTAAAGATCAGCCAGTACCCTATTCCAGTTAAGATGATCGAAAAGTTTGTAGATGATTGCGAAAAGATACTGGTAGTGGAAGAAGGTCAACCTCTGGTGGAAGAGATGTTAAAGGGAGCTATCCCCAAAAATACTAAGATCACGGGACGTTTAAACGGCGCTTTTACCCGTGACGGAGAGATGGACCCCAATAAAGTTGCAGTTGCCTTAGGCAAAGAAACTCTTTCAGGCAAAGGTTTACCGGAAGTAGTAACAGGCAGACCACCCGCATTATGCGTGGGATGCCCTCATATTGATAGTTATAAATCATTAAATGAAGCCTTAAAATCTTATGTTGAAGATGGGCAGAGATACGTATTTAGTGATATTGGCTGTTATACACTGGGTTTTCTGCCTCCTTATAATTCGATTAATACCTGCCTTGATATGGGCGCTTCGATCACGATGGCAAAAGGTGCTGCAGATGCTGGTTTATTCCCGGCAATTGCAGTGATAGGAGACAGTACTTTTTCACATTCAGGAATGACTGGGCTCCTGGATTGCATTTATGATAAAACTAACCTGGTGATCATAATCCTTGATAATTCCACTACTGGTATGACCGGTGGACAGGATTATACTGGCTTTGGAAAACTGGAAGCTATCTGCAGTGGAATGGGAGTAGAGAAAGAACATATTCGTGTGATCACACCACTTTCCCGCCAGTTTGAAGAAAATGTGCAGGTGCTAAAAGAAGAGATAGAATATGAAGGTGTATCTGTAATAATCCCTCGCAGAGAATGCGTTCAAACTATGACTCGCAGAATGCGTGCAAAGAAGAAGCAGGAGGCAAAATAATGAAACAGGATATAATACTGGCAGGCGTCGGTGGACAGGGAATCCTGACTATTGCAGCAATCATTGGTCAAGCCGCTCTAGATAATGGTTTGAACATGAAGCAGGCAGAAGTTCATGGCATGAGCCAGCGTGGGGGAGATGTGCAAAGTCATCTGCGTATATCGGATGCAGCAATCTATTCTGACCTGATCGCGAAAGGTGCTTGTGATATGATCATTTCAGTTGAACCTATGGAAGCTCTGCGTTATAAAAACTATCTGTCAAAAGACGGTTGGCTGATATCTAACAGCACACCTTTTAAGAATATACCAAATTATCCCGAGATGGAAGATGTTGAGAAAGAGATCAAAAGTCTGGGAAATCACGTGCTTTTGAATGCTGATCAGATTGCCAAGGATCTGGGTAGCGCCAGAGCTATGAATATTGTGATGTTGGGAGCAGCAACGAAATATTTATCCATACCTTATAAATCCTTTGAAGCAGCTTTGCAAACAATCTTCGGAAGAAAAGGTCAGAAGATAGTTGATATGAATGTCAAGGCTCTCGCTGCTGGACGAAAGTTCGCTGACGAGAAGTTATAAAAAATATGCCGGTCTTGCGACCAGCAATTTTTTTTGTGAGAAGTGAGCAGTGAGAAGTGAGACGAGAACTTGACTGGTTTTTAGGAACTGGCAATTTCTCACATTACCAATCACTGTTCACCAAAAGGAGATATTTATGACTAGACTCGAAGTATTAGAGAAATTTGATTTGATGCAGGAAACAATGCTTGCTACAACTGATGGGGATCGGGCTTATGTGAGACCAGTGATACTGGTCTATTATAAGGAACGGTTTTTTATTGCTACTGGAGATGCAGATGCCAAATGCGCTCAGATCAGGAAGCAGGCTAATGCAGAGGTGTGCTATTATCCCAATACCGAGGAAAAGGGCTGTTATATCAGAATAAATGGCAAAGCGAACCTGATCAATGATATTGGCTTGAAAGGTGAGATTATGGAAGTGGCAACCTTTATCAAGCGCTATTGGACTGATCCGGCAGATAGTGGATACGCTGTGATAGAGATTGTACCTGACTGGTTCAGTTTTATGCCTTATGGAGCTAATTTGGAGGAACGGGTCTAAAAGCTTATTCCTTTTCTGTGGCAATGATAAGGGTCTGGAAACCTGCCAGTTTTGCCATATCCATAATTTTAACCACTGAGCCATATTCCACAGTGCGGTCACCCTTAAGTACCAGAGCATTCTCGGTTGATGAAGTATCGATCAGAGCAGATAATTTTAAATTCAAATCCCCTATATCAATCTTTTCATTATTTAGAAGCAAATCTCCCTGGGCATTAATTAGCAGAGTATTTTCCTGAGGTTTTGATGACTGGGATGATTGCGCCTGAGGCAGATCAAGCTTCATGCCGGGCTGCTCCACAAAGCGTGTGGTGAGCATAAAGAAGATCAGGAGCAATAATACTACATCAATGAGAGATGTGACATTGATGATGGCAGCACCTCTTTTTTTTCTATTAGTAACCAGTTGCATCAGGACTCCTGCTTAAAAGCTCTGATCTTACGGATCAGTTCATTACTGATCTTTTCCAGTTCCAGAATGATGCTGTTTGCCCTTTGAAAGAAATAATTATAAAAAACCAGGGTAGGGATTCCAATGGAAAGTCCCACTGCAGTAGAGATAAGAGCTTCTGATATTCCCGATGAAAGGGAAGCTGCATCTCCTACTCCCTGAGTAGAAATATCACCAAATACTCTTATCATGCCAAAAACTGTTCCCAAAAGGCCAAGGATTGGTGCAATGGCAGCTACCGTTTCCAGTATGCCCAGACCTCGCTCGAGGAAATTGATCTCCTGCCGTGCCTGATCAGCTACATCCTCTTTGATATCTTCCAAAGGTTGATGAAAGTTCTGAAGAATTATAATGATGAGATGTGAAAAAGGACCATTATAATTATTACATACGGATAAGGCGAGGGGGAAATCATCAGGTGAAGCGATATTTTTAAGGACTGAAGTAATCTCAGGATTAAATACTTTTCTTTTCCTGAGCACAATGAATTTTTCAATTATAATGGCAAGAGCGAGTATCGAGCAGATTGAGAGTGGGATCATCACAATTCCACCCTGAGCAAGAGACTGATAAAATTCAATCATATTATTTCCTTAGTCTTTTATTATGGAAAATGAGAATCTGGCAGTGACTTCCAGTTTGTCTTCAGGAAAATCAGAAGGAAGCGGCTGAAAGGCAGATGAAGCATTAATGGCATTTACACTGGATTGATCCAGTGAGTAATGAGCATCGCTTTTTAATATTTCAAGTTTACTGACAATACCAGAAGGCAGTACAGTGAAATGCACCATTATATTACCACTGATAGCACCCAAATGAGTGAAGGCATAGGGCAGATTCATATTACTGCGAATCCGTCTTTTCATCGAAAGCATATAGGGGGCAAAGTCCCAGTTATAAGTATTAAAACTGAATCCTCCCAGATCAGATGCGGAAGTATCTAAATTCTTCAGTGAGGGTTCAGGACTTTCAAGCTTCTGTTTAAGAGATTTTTCCTGCTGTTGCAGAAGCTGACTGAAGAATTCACTTTCTATAGTTTCAGATTCGGTCTGTTCAGCTTCTGTCTGCTCGTTTTGGTCTGTTTCTTCTGCAGTTTCTTCTCCGAAAGCAGGTTGAATAGCAGAAAGGGGATAATTCTTTGCCTCAGAAATACCTTCAGAGAAGGGTAAGCCTGACTCAATATCTGCGGTATAATTATCCTGAGCTTTGGAGTTTTGATCCGAAGCAAGGTCAGTTTCCTCCGAAGGTTGCTGATCTTCTATACCGGGTGGCGTTTCCACAAGTTCAAAGGTCAGTCTTTTTTCCTGAGGTTGAGATATAGGGGGAGTGGAATCTAAACTCTGTAATTCTTGTTTGTTCGGCAAGACAGTATATAGGTTGATCAAAATAAAGTGCAGCAGTATAGAGAGCAGGACGGCTGCTGTCCTTATATTTTTGCTATAATCTGTCCGATCTTTCTTGTTCAAATTCAACTCCCAATTACTCTGACACAGCTGCGCTGTTTATACTGCATAAAATATAACGGAAAAATCAAAAAAAAGTTTCAATTGTTATACAAACAAAAAAGGCTCCAGAATATCTGGAGCCAATATTCTGTAAAACCAGATTTATTTAAGCAGGATCATCTTTCGGGTTTCTGTTTGCTGACTGGTAACAAGCTGATAGAAATAAATTCCTGAGGAAACAGGTAAATTATTATCATCCTTGCCTTGCCATATATAGATGTGATCCCCGGCAGAAAGAGCTTCTGCTGCAAGAGTAGCAACTTTTTCTCCCTTAATATTATAAACTATAAGACTGGCAAAATCAGTAGAAGGCAGATTGAAATTGATCGTTGTCTCGGGATTAAAAGGATTAGGATAATTCTGTTGAAGTATGATGATTTGAGGTGGAACATTATCAGAAGTTTCATCAAGCATTGGATGGAGAATAACTGCTTCTATGCAAAGATTAACATCGCTGGCAACGGGGAGTTCTGTCCAGGAATTGATCCTGAACCAGGCACCCTTTCCCGGTACGCGTGGACCGGCATCATGCCAGGCGAGATCAGCATTGGAGGATTGAATCTTATATCCTACAAAGTACTCATTTCCCTGCTCGACGATTGCGAAATTATTAAGATCAATTTCCAGCTCTTCTTCATAAGAGAAATCGGATATTTCAGTTTCGCTGATCAATGTTTCATTTTGCCATACTTGAGCCCAAAGTTGTCCGTCCTCAGGTGCGATTGGTGATTTAAATATAACCTTGGAGATTAATGCTTCTTCCATATCTGCCAGTTCATCATCAGTTAATTTGATAGCAACACTCATTGTGGTGGCAATCAGGTGCCAGATATCTTCAGGTTCTGAGGCATAAGAGAAATTGCTGCTTTGCTGATAATCAAAAAGTTCAAAATTATAAGTTTGCTCTTCCAAGCTGACATTGATGTGACGAACTCTGCCATAATGAGAAGGAAGACTTGCTACGAGTACATAACTTCCCGGGAGCAATCCAGCAGTCTGATAACTGCCATCAGCCGCCACTTCCGCTTCTGAAACCAAAGTATTATTCTGATAAATGGCAATGTTTGTTCCCGAAGGATCCACTGGAGCAGTCACATTACCATCAATAAATTCATAATTATCCATATCAATCTGCAGGAAGGTGTTTGTGGCATCAATGTATTCCTGCTGCTGATGGTAATAATATCCTCCGTCCAGCAAAGCCAGTGTGGCAGTTACATCATACCAGCCTTCATGAACAAATGCCAGATTAAACATTCCTGTCTCATCGGTAGTACAAATATAATCTACGGCTCCATCAAGGGTAATTTCTGTGCCGTTAACATTTTCACCATAGGCATTTACAAATCCCAGTATATCTACAGGTACTGTGCCACCCTCAATATTACATACTGCTTCTCTGATCACATTGTATCCAGCAGGCATACCCTCAGGTAATGAATACCAGCCATCACTGTTACCGTTCCAGCCCATATTAAGATGATAATAATCTGTATCACTATTCCAGCCATCAACAATTATACAGTGACCTTCCGGTCCACCCAGAATTGAGATCATGGCAGGTCTGCCATTAACCATATCATCTGAGAGAATGGTATAAAAATCATTACCGATATTATAGACATTTAATACACTGTCATATCCCAGCCGGTTTGAAAAGGCATATCCAGAATAAAGAGTCTGTGTTCCAGAACCACTATTGGAATATTGCATCTCCGTGAGAATACCACAGGCGAAGGAAAGTGCACCCTTCAAGGTGTTTGTGAAATTAAGTCCATTTGCATAATTATCTCGTAACTCATCCATATAAACATTCAGATCAGGGAAATTTAAAAAATTATAAGTATCCCAGTCATCATCCAGATATACAGGAGATGTGTAATTATCTGATACATAATCATCATCATCATCGAACATCAGATCACCTATTTCGCGATGATAATTTACTACCTGAGCAAAAGCTGTAGCCACGCAGCCAACAACTGAGCGACCGCCAGAATCTGGGTCCATTGGACAAAACTGGTTCCAGGGATGACCCTGATCCCATTGAGTGACAACCCAGCCACCTGTTGGCGTGTTATAAGATGAAGGAGGGAATACGCTTCTATCACGTGAGATCAAGCTCTGCAGGTCATTATTTAAATAAGCCTGCCACGTAAGATTATTATCTTGAATAATTGCCGGATCAGTAACATCAATAGCAGATTTTCTCAGTTTGATATCTTCTTTAAGCATCATAAGAGCAGTGTTTTGTTGCACTTCTTCCAGCGAAAATGAATTGCGGAATGAATAGGCATATATCGGAACAATATCTGTATCGCAATTAACAATAATAAATCCCACAGGTGAAAGATCGAAAGCCCAGGCAATATTCTGATTATCTTCGTTGGTAATTGGGTTTACGCTATCAATTTGACAAGAATTCTCAGACAAAGTCAGCTTTCCTTGAGCTACCAGAGTAGCTTCATCTATTGTTACTGGGCTCGCAAGTAGTGCTGAAGTAAATATGATCAGGAATATCCCGATGATAAGGTGTTTTTTCATATATAGTCCTTTATTTAATAATTATAGTTTTTTGATAATCTGCTTCATTTCCATCAATGCAAAGTCGGTAGAAATATATCCCTGTACTTAAATTTTGAGGTTGCCAGGAAATATCGTGTTTGCCAGTTTCCAGATGATTTCTATATATCTCCTGGACTTTCTGTCCTTTAAGATTATATAGGTCAATTTGTGTATCACCGGATTTTGCCAGATCAAAGCTGACAGTAACAGGATTTCTTAATGAACTTTGAATATAGGGATTTGGATAGCTGCTATTAAAATGATCTGCTTTGATAATCTGATATTCATTATTATCATTATCTACCAGATGAGTAATCATATTTGCTGTGATACAGAAATTGAAGTCAAAAGAAGCGGCTAATTCTACCCAGTTAGAGATCCTGAACCATGCACCTTTACCCGGAACACGAGGCCCTGCATCTTTCCAGGCGATAGCACCTGTCTCAGTCTCAATTTTAAAACCGGCATAATAATCCTCATCAGGATCAATTGCCGTAAAGACTGGAAATTCAGCAAAAATCTCTTCTCCATAGTAAAATTCATCTATCGGTTGTTCAGTCAGTAATTGATCACCTTTCCACAATTGTGCAGTAATATTACCTTCGCCCTGTTCGATCGGGCATTTAAATGATACTCCTTTGAATATATCTCCTGTATGAGAGATCAGATCCTCACTAAGGATTTTTATGGCACATGAGATTTCTATGGGAACAAGAGAATGTGTGTCTACTGGTTCATCTGACCAGTGGATACTGGAGGAATGCTCAAATTCTTCCATATCGATCAGAACAAATTGATTATCAGGATTAATTGTAACTGAATTTGAACCAAAATAATTTGGAGAAAGAGAAGCAGTAGCAGTATATGTTCCCGGCAGAATGTCCGGAATTGAGAAAAATCCATTCAAGTCAGCCATTGTAGCAGCAACCTGCTCAAGAGAATCATATAGAGCTATATTTGTACCTCCCGTCTGGATATCAGCATTCACCTGACCATCGAGAGCGTCATAATTAAACATGTCCAGAATGAGTGAACTTAGATTTGAATCAATATAGATCTCTTGTTCGGTATACCATAATCTGCCACTGACTGCAGAAATGGTGTACCAACCGGGTTTTAGAGCTGGAACATTGAAATTACCAGCGATATCTGCATATGACTCATAACAGTAATTTTCTCCAACAAATAGAATATAACTGTCTTCAAGTATTGAAGGTCCAGAAACTTGTCCACTCACAGAAACCGGCACTTCACCACCCTCTATATTGTGCACAGCACCACCAATAATCGTATAATTTGAGGGCATCCCACTGGGTATATAATACCAGCCAATATTTGATGTTCCCCAGCCATAATTCAGGTGATAATAATCATCTGTATTATAACCATCGCAGACAATTGCATGGCCATCATTCCAGCCATCAGTATAAATGGAAAATTCGCAGGGTTGCATATGGATCATATCTTCTGCAATAGTATTATAAAATGTTCCTCCATAATTGTCACTCCAGGAAGCAGTATTATAATCAAATTTATTTCTCAGGGCACTGGCAACGTCACCAGTATTTGCTCCAGAACCTTCGGAGCTATAACTCATTTCCACACTTACACCACAGGCATAATTCAAGGCAGCAAGATCATCACTGGTAGGCAATTCTCCATTTGAATAATTCTCCACTGCAATATCCAGATAGTCATTGAGTTCATTCCAGTCAGGAAAATCATTTGATTCATGATCATCATCTATGTCAATAGGATCCCACCAGCCGGAATTATAATCATCATTGTTACTAAAAACGGGATTACCCAGATATTCGTGATAGTGCATAATT from Candidatus Stygibacter australis includes:
- a CDS encoding thiamine pyrophosphate-dependent enzyme, whose protein sequence is MKKLMLLGDEALAQGVVDAGCSGVFAYPGTPSTEVMEYIQKCPEALQRDIHRTWSSNEKTAVEEAVGMSYTGKRTMSCMKHVGLNVAADPFMNSAFVGANGGHIVTVADDPSMHSSQNEQDSRFYAKFAMIPCLEPSNQQECYDMAFHAYELSEKYHLPVMMRLETRLSHSRSGVQRREMLAENELKLPEDRNQFMLLPAFARRKYKHLIEIQPDLTEESENSPYNWVEEGKDSSLGIIACGLAYNYVKEATTRYNCEYPILKISQYPIPVKMIEKFVDDCEKILVVEEGQPLVEEMLKGAIPKNTKITGRLNGAFTRDGEMDPNKVAVALGKETLSGKGLPEVVTGRPPALCVGCPHIDSYKSLNEALKSYVEDGQRYVFSDIGCYTLGFLPPYNSINTCLDMGASITMAKGAADAGLFPAIAVIGDSTFSHSGMTGLLDCIYDKTNLVIIILDNSTTGMTGGQDYTGFGKLEAICSGMGVEKEHIRVITPLSRQFEENVQVLKEEIEYEGVSVIIPRRECVQTMTRRMRAKKKQEAK
- a CDS encoding indolepyruvate oxidoreductase subunit beta, translating into MKQDIILAGVGGQGILTIAAIIGQAALDNGLNMKQAEVHGMSQRGGDVQSHLRISDAAIYSDLIAKGACDMIISVEPMEALRYKNYLSKDGWLISNSTPFKNIPNYPEMEDVEKEIKSLGNHVLLNADQIAKDLGSARAMNIVMLGAATKYLSIPYKSFEAALQTIFGRKGQKIVDMNVKALAAGRKFADEKL
- a CDS encoding pyridoxamine 5'-phosphate oxidase family protein — its product is MTRLEVLEKFDLMQETMLATTDGDRAYVRPVILVYYKERFFIATGDADAKCAQIRKQANAEVCYYPNTEEKGCYIRINGKANLINDIGLKGEIMEVATFIKRYWTDPADSGYAVIEIVPDWFSFMPYGANLEERV
- a CDS encoding biopolymer transporter ExbD, which encodes MQLVTNRKKRGAAIINVTSLIDVVLLLLIFFMLTTRFVEQPGMKLDLPQAQSSQSSKPQENTLLINAQGDLLLNNEKIDIGDLNLKLSALIDTSSTENALVLKGDRTVEYGSVVKIMDMAKLAGFQTLIIATEKE
- a CDS encoding MotA/TolQ/ExbB proton channel family protein; its protein translation is MIEFYQSLAQGGIVMIPLSICSILALAIIIEKFIVLRKRKVFNPEITSVLKNIASPDDFPLALSVCNNYNGPFSHLIIIILQNFHQPLEDIKEDVADQARQEINFLERGLGILETVAAIAPILGLLGTVFGMIRVFGDISTQGVGDAASLSSGISEALISTAVGLSIGIPTLVFYNYFFQRANSIILELEKISNELIRKIRAFKQES
- a CDS encoding TonB family protein, with the translated sequence MNKKDRTDYSKNIRTAAVLLSILLHFILINLYTVLPNKQELQSLDSTPPISQPQEKRLTFELVETPPGIEDQQPSEETDLASDQNSKAQDNYTADIESGLPFSEGISEAKNYPLSAIQPAFGEETAEETDQNEQTEAEQTESETIESEFFSQLLQQQEKSLKQKLESPEPSLKNLDTSASDLGGFSFNTYNWDFAPYMLSMKRRIRSNMNLPYAFTHLGAISGNIMVHFTVLPSGIVSKLEILKSDAHYSLDQSSVNAINASSAFQPLPSDFPEDKLEVTARFSFSIIKD
- a CDS encoding C10 family peptidase; this encodes MKKHLIIGIFLIIFTSALLASPVTIDEATLVAQGKLTLSENSCQIDSVNPITNEDNQNIAWAFDLSPVGFIIVNCDTDIVPIYAYSFRNSFSLEEVQQNTALMMLKEDIKLRKSAIDVTDPAIIQDNNLTWQAYLNNDLQSLISRDRSVFPPSSYNTPTGGWVVTQWDQGHPWNQFCPMDPDSGGRSVVGCVATAFAQVVNYHREIGDLMFDDDDDYVSDNYTSPVYLDDDWDTYNFLNFPDLNVYMDELRDNYANGLNFTNTLKGALSFACGILTEMQYSNSGSGTQTLYSGYAFSNRLGYDSVLNVYNIGNDFYTILSDDMVNGRPAMISILGGPEGHCIIVDGWNSDTDYYHLNMGWNGNSDGWYSLPEGMPAGYNVIREAVCNIEGGTVPVDILGFVNAYGENVNGTEITLDGAVDYICTTDETGMFNLAFVHEGWYDVTATLALLDGGYYYHQQQEYIDATNTFLQIDMDNYEFIDGNVTAPVDPSGTNIAIYQNNTLVSEAEVAADGSYQTAGLLPGSYVLVASLPSHYGRVRHINVSLEEQTYNFELFDYQQSSNFSYASEPEDIWHLIATTMSVAIKLTDDELADMEEALISKVIFKSPIAPEDGQLWAQVWQNETLISETEISDFSYEEELEIDLNNFAIVEQGNEYFVGYKIQSSNADLAWHDAGPRVPGKGAWFRINSWTELPVASDVNLCIEAVILHPMLDETSDNVPPQIIILQQNYPNPFNPETTINFNLPSTDFASLIVYNIKGEKVATLAAEALSAGDHIYIWQGKDDNNLPVSSGIYFYQLVTSQQTETRKMILLK
- a CDS encoding C10 family peptidase is translated as MKKIVFLIMIIIFAASMQAAAISQSTARRGVENFLQNKGRNIEIAEEYNIVTDSNELFIFNLTEDGFVITAADDIFYPVIAYSWKGNYTPANSEDLQFRFIKEDLELRRSFYLANPQMTAANQQAWTDLISGTRPVRTFQQWPMDGTTITDGWCESQWSQSGVFNQFCPLDNSGNRSVVGCVATAMAQIMHYHEYLGNPVFSNNDDYNSGWWDPIDIDDDHESNDFPDWNELNDYLDIAVENYSNGELPTSDDLAALNYACGVSVEMSYSSEGSGANTGDVASALRNKFDYNTASWSDNYGGTFYNTIAEDMIHMQPCEFSIYTDGWNDGHAIVCDGYNTDDYYHLNYGWGTSNIGWYYIPSGMPSNYTIIGGAVHNIEGGEVPVSVSGQVSGPSILEDSYILFVGENYCYESYADIAGNFNVPALKPGWYTISAVSGRLWYTEQEIYIDSNLSSLILDMFNYDALDGQVNADIQTGGTNIALYDSLEQVAATMADLNGFFSIPDILPGTYTATASLSPNYFGSNSVTINPDNQFVLIDMEEFEHSSSIHWSDEPVDTHSLVPIEISCAIKILSEDLISHTGDIFKGVSFKCPIEQGEGNITAQLWKGDQLLTEQPIDEFYYGEEIFAEFPVFTAIDPDEDYYAGFKIETETGAIAWKDAGPRVPGKGAWFRISNWVELAASFDFNFCITANMITHLVDNDNNEYQIIKADHFNSSYPNPYIQSSLRNPVTVSFDLAKSGDTQIDLYNLKGQKVQEIYRNHLETGKHDISWQPQNLSTGIYFYRLCIDGNEADYQKTIIIK